One genomic segment of Centropristis striata isolate RG_2023a ecotype Rhode Island chromosome 13, C.striata_1.0, whole genome shotgun sequence includes these proteins:
- the asf1ba gene encoding histone chaperone asf1b-A isoform X2, which translates to MDLEWKIIYVGSAESEEYDQILDSVLVGPVPAGRHMFVFQADAPNTGLIPESDAVGVTVVLITCTYRGQEFIRIGYYVNNEYTEPELRENPPIKPDYTQLQRNILASNPRVTRFHINWEGCAERMEDCENVDPTSNSMLPPSCLPGKAPPLGILPDNSMDCL; encoded by the exons ATGG aCCTGGAATGGAAGATCATCTACGTCGGCTCAGCAGAGAGTGAAGAGTATGACCAAATCCTCGACTCCGTCTTGGTCGGCCCAGTACCTGCTGGGAGAcatatgtttgtgtttcag GCTGATGCCCCAAACACAGGACTGATTCCCGAAAGTGATGCAGTTGGTGTGACTGTAGTGCTGATTACCTGCACGTACCGTGGCCAGGAGTTCATTCGCATTGGATACTATGTGAACAATGAATACACAGAGCCTGAGCTTCGTGAAAATCCACCGATCAAGCCAGACTACACACAG CTCCAGAGAAATATTCTGGCGTCAAACCCTCGTGTGACCAGATTCCATATAAACTGGGAAGGCTGTGCAGAAAGAATGGAGGACTGTGAAAATGTGGATCCCACGTCAAACTCCATGCTCCCTCCATCCTGTCTCCCAGGCAAAGCCCCACCCTTAGGGATACTACCAGATAACTCTATGGACTGCTTATAG
- the asf1ba gene encoding histone chaperone asf1b-A isoform X1, with protein MAKVQVLNVAVLDNPSRFRNPFQFEITFECMEDLPEDLEWKIIYVGSAESEEYDQILDSVLVGPVPAGRHMFVFQADAPNTGLIPESDAVGVTVVLITCTYRGQEFIRIGYYVNNEYTEPELRENPPIKPDYTQLQRNILASNPRVTRFHINWEGCAERMEDCENVDPTSNSMLPPSCLPGKAPPLGILPDNSMDCL; from the exons ATGGCGAAGGTACAGGTGCTGAATGTAGCTGTCCTAGATAACCCGAGTCGCTTTCGAAACCCCTTTCAGTTTGAAATAACGTTTGAGTGTATGGAGGACCTTCCCGAAG aCCTGGAATGGAAGATCATCTACGTCGGCTCAGCAGAGAGTGAAGAGTATGACCAAATCCTCGACTCCGTCTTGGTCGGCCCAGTACCTGCTGGGAGAcatatgtttgtgtttcag GCTGATGCCCCAAACACAGGACTGATTCCCGAAAGTGATGCAGTTGGTGTGACTGTAGTGCTGATTACCTGCACGTACCGTGGCCAGGAGTTCATTCGCATTGGATACTATGTGAACAATGAATACACAGAGCCTGAGCTTCGTGAAAATCCACCGATCAAGCCAGACTACACACAG CTCCAGAGAAATATTCTGGCGTCAAACCCTCGTGTGACCAGATTCCATATAAACTGGGAAGGCTGTGCAGAAAGAATGGAGGACTGTGAAAATGTGGATCCCACGTCAAACTCCATGCTCCCTCCATCCTGTCTCCCAGGCAAAGCCCCACCCTTAGGGATACTACCAGATAACTCTATGGACTGCTTATAG
- the crb3a gene encoding protein crumbs homolog 3a — protein sequence MAACPDVLLAVPGVVVRSVLLLILSSNPVWGNSTTIAPSSTPSTASLDIAAIVAPTVTLGVLAIVLAVLAWLLCVVKKRRQTEGTYRPSAEEQSGARGVAAPDALKLPKEERLI from the exons ATGGCAGCGTGTCCGGATGTGCTGCTAGCCGTGCCTGGAGTTGTGGTCAGGAgtgttttactgctgatactgaGCAGTAATCCTGTGTGGG GGAATTCTACTACTATAGCTCCAAGTAGCACCCCTTCTACTgct AGCCTCGACATTGCAGCTATCGTCGCCCCTACGGTCACACTGGGTGTTCTGGCGATAGTCCTGGCTGTTCTCGCCTGGCTCCTCTGTGTGGTGAAAAAGAGGAGACAGACTGAAGGGACATATAGACCCAGTGCTGAGGAACAGTCTGGTGCACGTGGCGTGGCGGCACCAGATGCACTAAAGTTACCAAAGGAAGAAAGACTCATTTGA
- the tubb4bl gene encoding tubulin beta-4B chain, which produces MREIVHLQAGQCGNQIGAKFWEVISDEHGIDPTGTYHGDSDLQLDRISVYYNEATGGKYVPRAILVDLEPGTMDSVRSGPFGQIFRPDNFVFGQSGAGNNWAKGHYTEGAELVDSVLDVVRKEAESCDCLQGFQLTHSLGGGTGSGMGTLLISKIREEYPDRIMNTFSVVPSPKVSDTVVEPYNATLSVHQLVENTDETYCIDNEALYDICFRTLKLTTPTYGDLNHLVSATMSGVTTCLRFPGQLNADLRKLAVNMVPFPRLHFFMPGFAPLTSRGSQQYRALSVPELTQQMFDAKNMMAACDPRHGRYLTVAAVFRGRMSMKEVDEQMLNVQNKNSSYFVEWIPNNVKTAVCDIPPRGLKMAATFIGNSTAIQELFKRISEQFTAMFRRKAFLHWYTGEGMDEMEFTEAESNMNDLVSEYQQYQDATAEEGEFEEEGEEEVA; this is translated from the exons ATGCGCGAAATTGTGCATTTGCAAGCCGGTCAGTGCGGAAACCAGATCGGAGCCAAG TTCTGGGAGGTGATCAGTGATGAGCATGGCATTGATCCCACTGGTACCTACCATGGAGACAGTGATCTGCAGCTAGACAGAATCAGCGTCTATTACAATGAGGCCACAG GTGGGAAGTATGTGCCCAGAGCCATCCTGGTGGATCTGGAGCCTGGAACGATGGACTCAGTCAGGTCTGGTCCCTTCGGGCAGATCTTCAGACCCGACAACTTTGTCTTTG GTCAGAGCGGAGCTGGAAACAATTGGGCCAAGGGCCACTACACTGAGGGCGCCGAGCTGGTGGACTCCGTCCTGGATGTTGTGAGGAAAGAAGCTGAGAGCTGCGATTGCCTGCAGGGCTTCCAGCTCACTCACTCCCTTGGTGGCGGTACCGGCTCCGGTATGGGCACCCTGCTCATCAGCAAGATCCGCGAGGAGTACCCCGACCGCATCATGAACACATTCAGCGTGGTGCCTTCTCCAAAGGTGTCCGACACTGTGGTGGAGCCCTACAACGCCACTCTCTCCGTCCACCAGCTGGTGGAGAACACAGATGAGACCTACTGCATTGACAATGAAGCTCTGTATGATATCTGCTTCCGCACACTTAAACTCACCACCCCCACCTACGGAGATCTCAACCACTTGGTGTCCGCCACCATGAGCGGGGTGACCACATGTCTGCGTTTCCCCGGCCAGCTCAACGCTGATCTCCGTAAACTAGCTGTCAACATGGTGCCCTTCCCCCGTCTGCACTTCTTCATGCCCGGCTTCGCCCCCCTCACTAGCAGGGGCAGCCAGCAGTACCGCGCCCTGTCTGTGCCCGAGCTCACCCAGCAGATGTTCGACGCTAAAAACATGATGGCCGCCTGCGACCCACGCCACGGCCGCTACCTGACCGTTGCTGCAGTGTTCAGGGGCCGCATGTCCATGAAGGAGGTCGACGAGCAGATGCTGAACGTGCAGAACAAGAACAGCAGCTACTTCGTTGAATGGATCCCGAACAACGTGAAGACCGCCGTGTGCGACATCCCACCCCGTGGTCTCAAAATGGCCGCCACTTTTATAGGTAACAGCACAGCCATCCAGGAGCTGTTCAAGCGCATCTCCGAGCAGTTCACCGCCATGTTCCGCCGTAAGGCCTTCCTCCACTGGTACACTGGTGAGGGCATGGATGAGATGGAGTTCACAGAGGCAGAGAGCAACATGAACGACCTGGTGTCCGAGTACCAGCAGTACCAGGACGCCACCGCCGAGGAGGGCGAGTttgaggaagagggagaggaagaagtCGCCTAA
- the LOC131983713 gene encoding zinc-binding protein A33 codes for MSLPEEDLTCPICCDIFTDPVLLSCSHSFCRGCLKRCWETGIRECPVCRKKASKASPPTNLALRNVCEALLQARRNSVVLEEKINCHLHHERLKLFCLVDKEPICVVCQSSKLHKGHDCSPVEEAVLDCKDELALSLKNLQDKVESLNRIHLSSADMFKYIKRQALETQKLIKIQFEQLHQVLFKEESARIAAVKKEEEEKIAGMKDKIKELSAEVLSITETIAIIQEQLTEDDMVLLKNFKATQDREKSIALGSENMSGLLIDVTKHLCNLKYKVWEKMLDHIDYTPVTLDPNTAHPCLILSDDLTSLHYSKQRSSCPDNPERFHISAEVVGMAALGSGSHHWVVETGSNQDWLLGVASSSVPRNSEIFARPENGFWTLCFRDGEFRAMTSPPTALTVEKVPKQVKVQLDYNKGTVSFSDPADGTLIYAFTHTFKGTLFPYFYTQNSHPLRIIPEKVLVTMLRQ; via the exons ATGTCACTACCAGAGGAGGATCTCACATGCCCAATATGCTGTGACATCTTTACGGACCCTGTGCTACTGTCATGTAGCCATAGCTTCTGCAGAGGCTGTCTGAAGCGCTGTTGGGAAACAGGGATACGTGAGTGTCCAGTGTGCAGGAAGAAAGCCTCCAAGGCCAGTCCTCCCACCAATTTGGCTCTGAGAAATGTCTGTGAAGCTCTTTTGCAGGCCAGGAGGAATTCAGTTGTGTTGGAAGAGAAGATTAACTGTCATCTGCACCACGAGAGGTTAAAACTCTTTTGTCTGGTTGACAAAGAGCCCATCTGTGTGGTGTGTCAGTCCTCCAAACTGCACAAGGGTCACGACTGCTCGCCTGTAGAAGAGGCAGTGCTGGACTGCAAG GATGAGCTTGCTTTATCCCTGAAGAACCTACAAGATAAAGTGGAAAGCCTCAACAGAATTCACCTGTCCTCTGCGGACATGTTCAAGTACATCAAG AGACAGGCACTGGAAACACAGAAGCTGATCAAGATCCAGTTCGAGCAGCTCCATCAAGTCCTATTCAAAGAGGAGTCGGCCAGAATAGCAGctgttaaaaaagaagaagaagagaagattgCAGGAATGAAGGATAAGATTAAAGAACTTTCAGCAGAAGTGCTGTCGATCACGGAGACCATTGCAATCATTCAGGAGCAGCTCACAGAAGATGACATGGTCTTGTTGAAG aattttaaaGCCACTCAGGACAG AGAAAAAAGCATAGCCCTTGGTTCAGAAAACATGTCCGGGTTGCTGATTGATGTGACGAAGCATCTCTGCAATCTCAAGTATAAAGTCTGGGAGAAAATGCTGGACCATATTGACTATA CCCCTGTGACTTTGGACCCAAACACAGCACACCCCTGCCTCATCCTGTCTGACGACCTCACTTCCCTCCACTACTCAAAGCAGCGCAGCTCTTGCCCTGACAACCCAGAACGCTTCCACATCAGCGCTGAAGTGGTAGGAATGGCCGCCCTGGGCTCAGGAAGCCACCACTGGGTTGTGGAAACAGGAAGTAATCAGGACTGGCTCTTGGGCGTGGCCTCTTCATCTGTACCGAGGAACTCAGAGATCTTCGCTCGGCCGGAGAACGGCTTCTGGACTCTGTGTTTCCGGGACGGAGAGTTTAGGGCGATGACCTCGCCACCCACCGCACTGACAGTTGAAAAAGTGCCCAAACAAGTCAAAGTGCAGCTGGATTACAACAAAGGGACAGTGTCTTTCTCTGACCCTGCTGATGGCACACTGATTTatgcatttacacacacattcaaaggcACTCTATTTCCATATTTTTATACCCAAAACAGTCATCCTTTGAGAATAATTCCAGAGAAAGTACTTGTTACAATGCTGCGCCAATAA
- the LOC131983408 gene encoding G-protein coupled receptor 183-A-like: MDRNVSSPLNSTSLPTPLPLNTTADINATVKPFSVFDGCDHQVEGILFDLTLQCINVIVGIPTNLLVIAILIRNRKEPTTSDIFLGCLAFMDAYFGSMTPVIFLNLYHWQSKDVWSAIKFSYGVKDTSGPLFFSCICLDRFVAVLFPVMFGQLKHIKYRISLSVLVFCLTFAYSAAKTVGGLPNFEKVFTGEILATFTWMVVCNVCILWALKKSRGAGKDEMHPMKKKAFKMVLSILCIIVVNYLPPVALFPFEDHYSEDVFRCYVQPVGFAFLNISSTIQPIIYLSRLEKVPFLSDACLEKCCPCFSTQKKTPPAQNPPA, translated from the coding sequence ATGGACAGAAATGTATCCTCACCACTAAACTCCACCTCTCTGCCTACTCCACTCCCTCTCAACACCACCGCTGACATCAACGCCACAGTAAAACCCTTCAGTGTGTTTGACGGCTGCGACCACCAGGTGGAAGGCATCCTCTTTGACCTGACCCTGCAGTGCATCAACGTCATCGTGGGAATCCCGACCAACTTACTTGTCATTGCGATCCTCATCCGCAATCGCAAAGAACCCACCACGTCAGACATATTCCTGGGCTGCCTGGCCTTCATGGACGCCTACTTCGGTTCCATGACCCCTGTCATCTTCCTTAACCTGTACCACTGGCAGAGCAAAGACGTGTGGTCTGCCATCAAGTTTTCCTACGGAGTGAAAGACACAAGCGGGCCGCTGTTTTTCTCCTGTATCTGCCTCGATCGCTTTGTGGCTGTGCTCTTTCCTGTAATGTTTGGCCAACTTAAACACATCAAGTACAGAATAAGCCTCTCAGTGCTGGTATTCTGCCTCACATTTGCCTACTCTGCAGCCAAAACTGTGGGAGGCCTTCCCAACTTCGAGAAGGTGTTCACTGGTGAGATCCTGGCAACATTTACCTGGATGGTAGTGTGTAACGTGTGCATCCTGTGGGCCCTGAAGAAGTCCCGCGGTGCAGGGAAGGATGAGATGCACCCCATGAAGAAGAAGGCCTTCAAGATGGTGCTGTCCATCCTTTGTATCATTGTGGTTAACTACCTGCCACCTGTGGCACTGTTTCCTTTTGAAGACCACTACTCCGAGGATGTGTTCCGCTGCTACGTGCAACCTGTGGGCTTCGCTTTCCTCAACATCAGCAGCACCATCCAGcccatcatctatctatctcgTCTGGAGAAGGTGCCTTTCCTCTCAGACGCTTGCCTTGAGAAGTGCTGCCCCTGTTTCTCTACACAGAAGAAAACCCCACCTGCACAAAACCCACCTGCTTAA